In Planctomycetota bacterium, a single window of DNA contains:
- a CDS encoding PQQ-binding-like beta-propeller repeat protein, producing the protein MRRLWSAAMALALVAAGCGEDGPPAAGENKSAPTLAALQEARWPMFHGQPALAGLAVGTLPDRLDLVWRFETRGAVKSSPVIGDGRVFVGSDDGCVYAIDFVRGGKVWAYETEGGVEAAPLLLEGTVYVGGTDGFLYALDAATGRLKWKYETGSQILGAANWTRAAGGDGFWILVGSYDSRLHCVDSRTGAKVWTCETAGYINGAPAVADGAAVFGGCDAVLRVVSLSDGKVLREIDAGAYVAASSALADGRAYVGNYEGRFLCADVNTGEVLWTFEKENVAFYSSPAVSGSAVVVGARDQRLHCLDRTSGAERWALRMRGDVDSSPAVCGDKVVVGSNGGWVYVVRLSDGAAVWSFEIGEAVTSSPAVAGGRIVVGSEDGAVYAFGAKP; encoded by the coding sequence GTGCGGAGGCTCTGGTCGGCGGCGATGGCGCTCGCCCTCGTGGCTGCGGGTTGCGGCGAGGACGGTCCGCCCGCGGCGGGGGAAAATAAGTCGGCGCCGACGCTCGCGGCACTGCAAGAAGCGCGATGGCCGATGTTCCACGGCCAGCCGGCGCTCGCCGGCCTGGCCGTGGGAACTTTGCCCGACCGCCTCGACCTGGTGTGGCGATTCGAGACGCGCGGCGCGGTCAAATCGTCGCCGGTCATCGGCGACGGGCGCGTTTTCGTCGGTTCCGACGACGGATGCGTTTACGCGATTGATTTCGTCCGAGGCGGCAAGGTCTGGGCCTACGAGACGGAGGGCGGCGTCGAGGCCGCCCCGCTGCTCCTCGAGGGCACGGTGTACGTCGGCGGCACGGACGGGTTTCTGTATGCGCTCGACGCGGCGACGGGCCGCTTGAAATGGAAGTACGAGACGGGAAGCCAGATCCTCGGGGCGGCCAACTGGACCCGAGCGGCCGGCGGCGACGGGTTTTGGATCCTCGTCGGCAGTTACGACAGCCGACTCCACTGCGTGGATTCGAGGACGGGCGCGAAGGTCTGGACTTGCGAAACCGCCGGTTACATCAACGGCGCCCCGGCCGTGGCGGACGGCGCTGCGGTGTTCGGCGGGTGCGACGCCGTCCTTCGCGTCGTGTCGCTCTCGGACGGCAAGGTGCTGAGGGAGATTGACGCGGGGGCCTACGTCGCCGCCTCGTCCGCGCTGGCCGACGGCCGCGCGTACGTCGGCAACTACGAAGGGCGGTTCCTCTGCGCGGACGTGAACACCGGCGAAGTGCTTTGGACCTTTGAGAAGGAGAACGTGGCGTTCTACTCCTCGCCGGCGGTGAGCGGCTCGGCCGTCGTCGTCGGCGCGAGGGATCAGCGGCTCCACTGTCTCGATCGCACGAGCGGCGCCGAGCGCTGGGCGCTGCGGATGCGCGGCGACGTGGACAGTTCCCCCGCCGTCTGCGGCGACAAGGTCGTCGTCGGCTCGAACGGGGGCTGGGTGTACGTGGTCCGGCTGTCGGACGGCGCGGCGGTGTGGTCCTTCGAGATCGGCGAGGCAGTCACGAGTTCGCCGGCCGTGGCGGGCGGCCGCATCGTCGTCGGGTCGGAGGACGGCGCGGTGTACGCCTTCGGGGCCAAGCCGTGA
- a CDS encoding glycosyltransferase family 4 protein, whose amino-acid sequence MKIAQLVPGTCNIFYCENCLRDYDLNEAWRALGHDADLVPLYLPLLADGQAAVKETPMFFGGINVYLQQKSAFFRKTPRWLDRLFDSRRLLEWVSRKAGMTSAHELGETTLSMLRGEAGRQAKEVRRLVEYLAGRHRPDVVCLSNVLLAALARPIGEAVGVPVVCLLQDEDAFLDALPPTHRGSVWDLLRACAAEVDGFVAVSSYYRDAMIRRLDLPPSRVAVVRYGINPEGYRPAEARPDPPVIGFLGAAEPNKDLGALVEAFADLKNRPGLRNLRLRAAGGHPAGNAAVLQDARRRLASRGMEADAEFLPNLGRAQRQDFLRTLSVLSVPTKRPEAYGMYVLEALASGVPVVAPRHGGVVELVEETGGGLLVEPNDPAALAEALAVLLLDPEKAQAMAERGRRAVAEKFDARRTARNMVTILEQTIAGV is encoded by the coding sequence ATGAAGATCGCGCAACTCGTCCCCGGGACGTGCAACATCTTCTACTGCGAGAACTGCCTGCGCGATTACGACCTGAACGAGGCCTGGCGCGCCCTGGGCCACGACGCCGACCTCGTGCCGCTCTACCTGCCTCTCCTCGCCGACGGCCAGGCCGCCGTCAAAGAGACGCCGATGTTCTTCGGCGGCATCAATGTATATCTACAGCAGAAATCGGCCTTCTTCCGCAAGACGCCGCGATGGCTCGACCGCCTCTTCGATTCGCGAAGACTCCTGGAGTGGGTGTCGCGCAAGGCGGGCATGACCAGCGCCCACGAGTTGGGCGAGACGACGCTCTCGATGCTGCGCGGCGAGGCGGGCCGCCAGGCCAAGGAGGTCCGCCGCCTGGTCGAATACCTCGCCGGCCGGCACCGGCCGGACGTCGTCTGCCTGTCGAACGTGCTCCTGGCGGCTCTGGCGCGGCCGATTGGGGAAGCCGTGGGCGTGCCCGTCGTCTGCCTGCTTCAGGACGAAGATGCGTTCCTCGACGCGTTGCCGCCGACTCACCGCGGATCGGTGTGGGACCTGCTTCGCGCCTGCGCGGCCGAGGTCGATGGGTTCGTTGCCGTCAGTTCCTATTATCGCGATGCGATGATCCGCCGGCTGGATCTCCCTCCCTCCCGCGTCGCCGTGGTGCGTTACGGGATCAATCCGGAAGGATACCGCCCGGCGGAAGCGCGGCCGGACCCGCCGGTGATCGGTTTCCTGGGCGCGGCGGAACCGAACAAGGACCTGGGGGCGCTCGTCGAAGCGTTCGCGGACCTGAAGAACCGCCCCGGCCTGCGGAACCTGAGACTTCGTGCCGCGGGCGGCCACCCGGCGGGGAACGCGGCGGTGCTTCAGGACGCGCGTCGGCGTCTGGCGTCGCGGGGCATGGAGGCCGACGCCGAGTTCCTGCCGAACCTCGGCCGGGCGCAGCGCCAGGATTTTCTGCGGACGCTCTCGGTCCTCTCGGTGCCGACGAAACGGCCCGAGGCCTACGGGATGTACGTCCTGGAGGCCCTCGCGTCGGGGGTTCCGGTGGTCGCGCCCCGGCACGGGGGAGTCGTCGAACTCGTGGAGGAAACGGGCGGCGGACTGCTCGTGGAGCCGAACGATCCGGCGGCGCTCGCCGAGGCGCTGGCGGTGCTCCTACTGGATCCGGAGAAGGCGCAGGCCATGGCGGAGCGCGGCCGGCGGGCCGTCGCCGAGAAGTTCGACGCGCGGCGGACGGCGCGGAACATGGTGACGATTCTTGAACAGACCATTGCGGGAGTGTGA
- a CDS encoding ABC transporter ATP-binding protein — protein MAETILELVDVAKRYETGGPDGGPEVLRGVNLRVAAGESLAVVGPSGSGKSTLLNLMGGLDRPSGGRVLFEGRDLAGLSDADLARFRNRRVGFVFQLHHLLPQCTVLENVLVPTLVGGDGAEKAERPAGEEALLRAERLLARVGLGDRLTFRPGRLSGGERERVAVARALVNRPALLLADEPTGSLDRRTAENLMALLAELNAEEGVTLVVVTHAEMLAARMGRTLELEDGVLVPKEADA, from the coding sequence ATGGCGGAAACAATTCTCGAACTCGTGGACGTGGCCAAGCGGTATGAGACCGGCGGGCCGGACGGCGGGCCGGAGGTCCTGCGGGGCGTGAACCTGCGCGTGGCGGCGGGGGAGTCCCTGGCCGTCGTCGGTCCCTCGGGGTCCGGCAAGTCGACGCTCCTAAACCTCATGGGGGGTCTGGATCGGCCGTCGGGCGGCCGCGTCCTTTTTGAGGGACGCGACCTCGCGGGCCTCAGCGATGCGGACCTGGCGCGGTTTCGGAACCGGCGGGTCGGCTTCGTCTTTCAACTGCACCATCTGCTGCCCCAGTGCACGGTCCTGGAGAACGTGCTGGTGCCGACGCTGGTCGGCGGCGACGGCGCGGAAAAAGCGGAACGTCCCGCCGGGGAGGAAGCGCTGCTGCGCGCGGAGCGGCTTCTGGCGCGGGTCGGGTTGGGCGACCGGCTCACCTTCCGTCCGGGCCGGTTGTCGGGCGGCGAGCGGGAACGCGTCGCCGTGGCGCGGGCGCTGGTGAATCGGCCGGCGCTCCTCCTGGCCGACGAGCCGACCGGATCGCTCGACCGCCGAACGGCCGAGAACCTCATGGCGCTGCTCGCGGAACTCAACGCCGAGGAAGGCGTGACGCTCGTCGTCGTGACGCACGCCGAGATGCTCGCCGCTCGCATGGGCCGCACGCTCGAACTCGAGGACGGCGTGCTCGTGCCGAAGGAGGCCGACGCGTGA
- a CDS encoding PQQ-binding-like beta-propeller repeat protein, whose amino-acid sequence MRTARRKAVVMGLAALVVTWAAGELRADDWPQWRGPNRDGISKETGWRTQWPEGGPKVLWRADVGAGYSSFAVVGGRVYTMGNADKNDTVFCLNADTGEIVWRKSYPCGEGDHPGPRATPTVDGKVVYTLSREGHLLALDAASGNPIWGKHLPKDFGAKPEQWGFACSPLVLGDRLILDAGPTLALNKQTGALVWKSGEDKAGYSSPTVFEVGGKTLLAVFPEFGPILRQAADGKELARLRWETSYGVNVATPIVQGNRVFFSSGYDKGCVLLELGDSGFKEIYQNKNMRNHANGCILWEGRLYGFDGQVDGGGKLVCLDFQTGERKWQQGGLGTGALMLADGKLIVISERGELVVAEASPAAYRELARAKVLEKTCWTMPVLSGGRIYCRNHEGKIVCVDVRAK is encoded by the coding sequence ATGAGAACGGCGAGGCGGAAGGCGGTGGTGATGGGGCTGGCGGCACTGGTGGTGACTTGGGCGGCAGGCGAGTTACGCGCGGACGATTGGCCGCAATGGCGCGGACCGAATCGCGACGGCATCTCGAAAGAAACCGGCTGGCGGACCCAGTGGCCCGAGGGCGGGCCCAAGGTCCTCTGGCGCGCCGACGTCGGCGCGGGCTACTCGTCGTTCGCCGTCGTCGGCGGGCGCGTCTATACCATGGGCAACGCGGACAAGAACGACACGGTGTTCTGCCTGAATGCGGACACCGGCGAGATCGTCTGGCGCAAGTCCTATCCGTGCGGCGAGGGAGACCATCCCGGCCCGCGCGCGACGCCGACGGTGGACGGCAAAGTGGTTTACACCCTGAGCCGCGAAGGGCACCTCCTCGCGCTGGACGCCGCGTCAGGCAACCCCATCTGGGGCAAACATCTGCCGAAGGATTTCGGCGCGAAGCCGGAGCAGTGGGGCTTCGCCTGCTCGCCGCTCGTTCTGGGCGACCGGCTCATTCTGGATGCCGGCCCGACGCTCGCGCTCAACAAGCAGACCGGCGCGCTGGTGTGGAAAAGCGGGGAGGACAAGGCGGGCTACTCGTCGCCGACGGTGTTCGAGGTCGGCGGGAAAACGCTCCTGGCGGTTTTTCCGGAGTTCGGCCCGATCCTCCGGCAGGCGGCCGACGGAAAGGAACTCGCGCGCCTGCGGTGGGAGACCAGTTACGGCGTCAACGTCGCCACGCCCATCGTCCAGGGCAATCGCGTCTTCTTTTCGTCGGGGTACGACAAAGGGTGCGTCCTCCTGGAGTTGGGCGACAGCGGCTTTAAGGAAATCTATCAGAATAAGAACATGCGGAACCACGCCAACGGTTGCATCCTCTGGGAGGGGCGCCTGTACGGTTTCGACGGCCAGGTGGACGGCGGCGGGAAACTCGTCTGCCTCGATTTCCAGACGGGCGAACGCAAGTGGCAGCAGGGCGGCCTGGGAACCGGAGCGCTCATGCTGGCCGACGGAAAACTGATCGTCATCAGCGAGAGGGGCGAACTGGTCGTCGCCGAGGCCTCGCCCGCGGCCTACCGGGAACTGGCACGCGCGAAGGTCCTCGAAAAAACCTGCTGGACGATGCCTGTGCTCTCGGGCGGCCGCATCTACTGTCGCAACCACGAGGGCAAGATCGTCTGCGTCGACGTCCGCGCGAAATAG